In Pochonia chlamydosporia 170 chromosome 3, whole genome shotgun sequence, the following are encoded in one genomic region:
- a CDS encoding retrovirus polyprotein (similar to Talaromyces marneffei ATCC 18224 XP_002143142.1), whose product MRASGPTKADIQSWAEFRPQMNSDPVLIEARVNRGIQVRALVDTGCDCYAVIDEAVVKRLRIPFIDRNPRRLGGFSEATKDVMSPGIVVFMMETGGYDERIFAYVVPRLGQDVFLGRPWMKKNKVVYDAAEQRVYHGVAGITIRLLGQEEPEGVKAIRAARVVPAAVFAAECCRGRKRRGHGAAAVQAISLSDIEKALRPKQPVDPSKTVPKEVLDEFKDLFSPEEAMKLPPHRPGVDHEVHLQRDSDGNEPPLPWGPLYSMSREELLVLRKTLRDLLDRGFIRASSSAAAAPVLFVKKPNGGLRFCCDYRALNAITKRDRYPLPLIAETLNNLTRAKWFTKLDVVAAFHKIRMAPGHEEKTAFRTRFGLYEWLVCPFGLSGAPASFQRYMNSVLNKYLDDFVTAYLDDVLIYSSGTLGEHEMKVRRVLRSLADAGLHLDPAKCEFSVKEVKYLGFIVRAGKGVACDPEKQQAIREWLVPTTVKGVRSFLGFANYYRIFIPDYAQITKALDALLKKGVIFRWGKAEDEAFRELKRRFCDAPILRQWDPSLQTFVEADCSGYALGGVLSQEGKDGRRHACAFYSRRLSPAEYNYPIHDKEMLAIMRCLDTWSAELRSCGTFTVLTDHRNLEYFMTRRKLTERQSRWAAELSQFDFKLDYRPGCEAAVPDALSRREQDAPQDINDDRERGRVIQLIPDNSIPESTRLRISRIGLETPTPPDMKVFEASDLQALWDEIIKDDQIYRAAYEAVRQRERAFPPALGLKVQISECGIDAGKRLTFRDRIWVPGGSGEKGNQGEAEKDTLRTRIVQDSHDSTAAGHPGREGTLAIVARSFYWPGQSQLVRRFVANCDVCGRGHIWRQSKRGFLKPLPIPDRPRSHLAMDFITDLPATGPSNATYIWVIVDRLTKAVTLEVMDTMEAEACAKRFLQCHYRFHGMPRSIVSDRGSNWLSRFWKRFCKLAGVTQRLSTAYHPQTDGGPERANQEIQAYLRAYVSYMQKDWGDFLPVAQLALNNRESAATKISPFFVEHGYHVEPVAVEDPADPPQSKEEGKADALLSRLQEVSEYMQAMIAASQQQQEEATNAKRQPAERFEVGDKVWLSMANYRSPRPCKKLDWLHHKYTVTKVISSHVVELDVPGSIHPRFHVDLLRRARQDPAPGQRVDDSQPPPIQEENGVQEWEVEEILCARWKNRGRGKFREVFVRWRGYADATWEPAEALRETEAMEEFESVYGPVMKYDGPLEKYQTTTGPRRHGRGRKGGRG is encoded by the coding sequence ATGCGGGCCTCGgggccaaccaaggcggACATCCAGAGTTGGGCAGAGTTTCGGCCTCAGATGAATAGTGACCCGGTGCTGATCGAAGCACGGGTTAATAGAGGTATTCAGGTGCGCGCCCTTGTTGATACCGGATGTGACTGCTACGCCGTAATCGACGAAGCTGTAGTTAAGAGACTGCGGATTCCATTTATCGACAGGAATCCAAGGCGGTTAGGTGGGTTTTCCGAGGCGACTAAAGACGTGATGTCGCCAGGGATTGTAGTCTTtatgatggagactggaggataCGACGAACGCATCTTTGCTTATGTCGTTCCGCGGTTAGGCCAAGATGTGTTCCTGGGCCGgccgtggatgaagaagaacaaggtggtATACGACGCGGCTGAACAGCGAGTCTACCACGGGGTTGCCGGCATTACCATACGGCTCTTAGGACAGGAAGAGCCCGAAGGGGTAAAGGCGATCCGAGCCGCCCGTGTTGTGCCGGCGGCTGTGTTTGCGGCAGAGTGCTGCCGAGGGAGGAAGCGCCGAGGGCACGGCGCGGCCGCAGTGCAAGCGATCAGCCTGTCTGATATTGAGAAGGCATTGAGGCCAAAACAGCCAGTGGATCCGAGTAAGACAGTTCCCAAGGAAGTGCTGGACGAATTCAAAGATCTATTCTCGCCGGAAGAagcgatgaagctgcctccgCACAGACCAGGGGTCGACCACGAAGTACATTTGCAACGTGATAGCGACGGGAACGAACCACCACTGCCGTGGGGACCATTGTATAGTATGTCCCGCGAGGAGCTCCTCGTGTTGCGGAAAACACTGCGGGATCTGCTGGATAGAGGGTTTATCCGGGCAAGCAGctcggcagcagctgccCCAGTAttgtttgtgaagaaacCAAACGGCGGCTTACGATTCTGTTGCGACTACCGCGCACTGAACGCAATCACGAAGCGTGATCGTTACCCGTTGCCTCTGATTGCGGAGACTTTAAACAATCTGACAAGGGCCAAGTGGTTTACGAAACTAGATGTCGTGGCCGCCTTCCACAAGATTCGCATGGCCCCGGGCCACGAGGAGAAGACGGCGTTCCGGACCAGATTCGGGCTGTATGAGTGGCTCGTATGCCCCTTTGGCCTGAGTGGCGCTCCGGCATCGTTCCAGCGGTACATGAATAGCGTGCTGAATAAGTACCTTGACGACTTCGTCACGGCGTACCTGGATGATGTGTTGATCTACTCGAGCGGAACATTGGGTGAACACGAGATGAAAGTGCGTCGAGTCCTCCGATCGTTAGCAGATGCTGGTCTGCACCTGGACCCGGCCAAGTGCGAGTTCTCCGTAAAGGAAGTCAAATATTTGGGCTTTATTGTACGAGCAGGCAAGGGGGTTGCTTGCGACCctgagaagcaacaggccATCCGTGAGtggctggtgccaacaaCCGTAAAAGGTGTCAGAAGCTTCCTTGGGTTTGCGAATTACTATCGGATTTTCATTCCCGACTATGCACAGATTACCAAGGCACTAGATGCACTATTGAAGAAAGGAGTCATCTTCCGCTGGGGTAAAGCAGAGGATGAGGCGTTTCGAGAACTGAAGCGAAGATTCTGCGACGCCCCAATTCTAAGGCAGTGGGATCCATCCCTGCAAACCTTCGTGGAAGCAGATTGCTCGGGCTATGCGCTTGGAGGCGTATTATCCCAGGAAGGAAAGGATGGGCGTCGACACGCTTGTGCATTTTACTCGCGGCGGCTGTCGCCCGCAGAGTACAACTACCCGATCCACGAcaaggagatgttggccatcatgagGTGCCTGGACACATGGAGTGCAGAGTTAAGGAGCTGTGGAACATTCACGGTCTTAACAGACCACCGCAACCTTGAATACTTTATGACGCGGAGAAAGTTGACGGAACGCCAGAGCCGATGGGCTGCCGAGCTTTCACAATTCGACTTCAAGCTGGACTACCGTCCCGGGTGTGAGGCTGCCGTGCCGGACGCGCTGTCCCGCCGCGAACAAGATGCCCCGCAGGATATAAATGACGATCGTGAACGAGGGCGGGTGATCCAATTGATCCCAGATAATTCTATTCCGGAATCAACAAGACTACGAATCAGCAGAATCGGACTAGAAACACCAACCCCGCCAGATATGAAGGTGTTTGAGGCCAGCGATTTACAGGCGCTCTGGGACGAAATAATTAAGGACGACCAGATATATCGGGCAGCGTACGAGGCGGTACGGCAACGAGAGCGGGCCTTTCCGCCCGCGCTAGGGTTGAAGGTACAGATATCAGAATGCGGCATCGACGCTGGTAAGCGACTGACCTTCAGAGACCGAATCTGGGTACctggaggctctggagagaaggggaaTCAAGGCGAGGCGGAAAAGGACACCCTTCGGACGCGCATCGTGCAAGACTCACACGACTCAACTGCCGCCGGCCACCCAGGAAGAGAGGGGACCTTGGCGATTGTGGCTCGCAGTTTCTACTGGCCGGGACAGTCGCAGTTGGTTCGACGATTTGTTGCAAATTGCGACGTATGCGGACGTGGCCATATTTGGCGCCAGTCGAAGAGAGGGTTCCTGAAACCACTGCCTATCCCAGACAGACCACGCAGTCATTTAGCAATGGACTTTATTACCGATCTTCCAGCTACAGGGCCTAGCAATGCAACATATATCTGGGTAATTGTGGATCGGCTTACGAAGGCTGTAACGCTGGAAGTGATGGACACGATGGAGGCAGAAGCGTGTGCAAAACGTTTCCTACAATGCCACTATAGGTTTCATGGAATGCCACGGTCTATCGTAAGCGACCGCGGGAGCAACTGGCTGAGTCGATTCTGGAAGAGGTTCTGCAAGCTAGCCGGGGTGACGCAGCGGTTAAGTACAGCATACCACCCACAGACGGACGGGGGCCCGGAAAGAGCAAACCAAGAGATACAGGCATACCTGCGGGCGTACGTATCATACATGCAGAAGGACTGGGGGGACTTCCTCCCAGTGGCACAGCTGGCCCTTAACAACCGTGAATCCGCAGCGACGAAGATCAGCCCGTTCTTTGTCGAACACGGATACCATGTAGAACCAGTGGCTGTCGAGGATCCAGCAGATCCGCCccagagcaaggaggaaggcaaggcagacGCCCTTCTTAGCCGTCTGCAGGAAGTCTCGGAGTATATGCAGGCTATGATTGCCgcctcccagcagcaacaagaagaggcaacaaatgcaaagaggcagccagccGAACgatttgaagttggagataaGGTTTGGCTATCGATGGCGAACTACAGGTCACCACGACCATGCAAGAAGCTAGATTGGCTGCACCACAAGTACACAGTCACAAAAGTCATCAGTTCACACGTCGTGGAGTTAGACGTGCCAGGTTCTATACACCCACGATTTCACGTCGATCTGCTTCGCCGAGCTAGACAAGACCCGGCACCCGGGCAGCGAGTTGACGACTCACAACCGCCGCCGATACAGGAGGAGAACGGCGTGCAAGAATGGGAAGTGGAAGAGATCCTCTGCGCTCGTTGGAAGAACCGTGGACGCGGGAAATTTAGAGAAGTATTTGTACGCTGGCGTGGATATGCAGATGCAACATGGGAGccagcggaggctctacgGGAGACAGAAGCGATGGAAGAGTTTGAATCGGTT